The following proteins are encoded in a genomic region of Cellulomonas sp. ES6:
- a CDS encoding AraC family transcriptional regulator, protein MPSRPPGPAGAPPGSATTTPATADPAAAALLAALTPALLRLHDDLTGTMFCAKDVTGRYVAVNEAFVRRTSERSRRAVVGRTAAELFLPQLAERYDAQDRAVLETGRSLHRELELIRRPGGAPGWYLTSKVPVHDAEGEVVGLVSVSQALRTGDADEATVTALSRVAAFVRERLATPPTVAELAAAAGCAPSTLDRRVRRVFALSPQQYVLRARLDHAAALLGGTDLPLAEVAAACGFYDQASFTRTFGRLAGETPAQFRRAARRGPAPAPRAVPSQPWPDEPAWVTMEA, encoded by the coding sequence ATGCCGAGCCGTCCACCCGGGCCCGCGGGAGCTCCGCCGGGCTCTGCCACGACCACCCCGGCGACCGCCGACCCCGCGGCCGCCGCGCTGCTGGCTGCCCTCACCCCGGCGCTCCTGCGGCTGCACGACGACCTGACCGGCACGATGTTCTGCGCCAAGGACGTCACCGGCCGCTACGTCGCGGTCAACGAGGCGTTCGTGCGCCGCACCTCCGAGAGGTCCCGCCGCGCCGTGGTCGGGCGGACCGCCGCGGAGCTGTTCCTGCCGCAGCTCGCCGAGCGGTACGACGCCCAGGACCGCGCGGTGCTGGAGACCGGCCGGTCCCTGCACCGCGAGCTCGAGCTGATCCGCCGGCCCGGCGGCGCGCCCGGCTGGTACCTGACGTCGAAGGTGCCGGTGCACGACGCCGAGGGCGAGGTGGTCGGGCTCGTCAGCGTGTCGCAGGCCCTGCGCACCGGCGACGCCGACGAGGCCACCGTCACGGCGCTGTCGCGCGTCGCCGCGTTCGTGCGGGAGCGCCTCGCCACGCCGCCGACGGTCGCCGAGCTCGCCGCCGCCGCGGGGTGCGCGCCGTCCACGCTGGACCGCCGCGTGCGGCGCGTGTTCGCCCTGTCGCCGCAGCAGTACGTGCTGCGGGCACGCCTCGACCACGCCGCCGCGCTGCTCGGAGGCACCGACCTGCCGCTCGCCGAGGTCGCCGCGGCGTGCGGGTTCTACGACCAGGCGTCGTTCACGCGGACGTTCGGGCGGCTCGCCGGGGAGACGCCTGCGCAGTTCAGGCGCGCGGCGCGGCGCGGACCCGCACCCGCACCGCGGGCGGTGCCCTCCCAGCCGTGGCCCGACGAGCCCGCCTGGGTGACGATGGAGGCATGA
- a CDS encoding ferrochelatase, which yields MPAPTLTASSLAPYDAVILLSFGGPEKPEDVLPFMRNVTRGKGIPEERLVEVSRHYALFGGRSPINDQNRALLAALRAEMDARGLDVPLVWGNRNWEPYTEGALADLRGRGAGRVLALVTSAYGSYSGCRQYREHVAAALAGVAGADPVPADAEAVAGVRVDKLRHYFNHPGFVRANADAVVEAFGELAERTGRPVADVVADAPLLFVTHSIPLAMEAGSAAARPGYVAQHEDACTQVAALVAAELGVEPSWSLAFCSRSGPPSQPWLEPDVNDVLTERAAAGVTGVVMSPIGFVSDHMEVAYDLDTEAMATARELGVTAVRAGSASTRAPFVAGLVDLMVERAAAERGEQPERVTVGALDAWPDRCAVGCCFQRAGVDTGIPAVSGSDEPRPRPQQQDGSEGAAAR from the coding sequence GTGCCTGCCCCCACCCTGACGGCGTCGTCGCTCGCCCCGTACGACGCGGTGATCCTGCTCTCGTTCGGCGGCCCGGAGAAGCCCGAGGACGTCCTGCCGTTCATGCGCAACGTGACGCGCGGCAAGGGCATCCCGGAGGAGCGGCTCGTCGAGGTCAGCCGCCACTACGCCCTCTTCGGCGGGCGGAGCCCCATCAACGACCAGAACCGCGCCCTGCTCGCCGCGCTGCGGGCCGAGATGGACGCCCGCGGCCTCGACGTGCCGCTGGTGTGGGGCAACCGGAACTGGGAGCCGTACACCGAGGGCGCCCTGGCGGACCTGCGCGGGCGCGGCGCCGGCCGGGTGCTGGCCCTCGTCACGTCGGCCTACGGGTCGTACTCCGGGTGCCGGCAGTACCGCGAGCACGTCGCGGCGGCGCTCGCGGGCGTCGCCGGCGCCGACCCCGTGCCGGCCGACGCGGAGGCCGTCGCGGGCGTCCGCGTCGACAAGCTGCGGCACTACTTCAACCACCCCGGCTTCGTCCGGGCGAACGCCGACGCCGTCGTCGAGGCGTTCGGCGAGCTCGCCGAACGCACCGGCCGGCCGGTCGCGGACGTCGTCGCCGACGCCCCGCTGCTGTTCGTCACGCACTCCATCCCGCTCGCCATGGAGGCCGGCTCCGCCGCCGCCCGCCCCGGCTACGTCGCGCAGCACGAGGACGCGTGCACGCAGGTCGCCGCGCTCGTCGCCGCCGAGCTCGGCGTCGAGCCCTCGTGGAGCCTCGCGTTCTGCTCCCGGTCCGGGCCGCCGTCGCAGCCGTGGCTCGAGCCCGACGTCAACGACGTGCTGACCGAGCGCGCCGCGGCCGGCGTCACCGGCGTCGTCATGTCCCCGATCGGCTTCGTCTCCGACCACATGGAGGTGGCCTACGACCTCGACACCGAGGCCATGGCGACCGCCCGCGAGCTCGGCGTGACCGCGGTGCGCGCCGGCTCGGCGTCCACGCGCGCGCCGTTCGTCGCCGGGCTCGTGGACCTCATGGTCGAGCGCGCCGCCGCCGAGCGCGGTGAGCAGCCCGAGCGCGTCACCGTCGGCGCCCTGGACGCCTGGCCCGACCGGTGCGCCGTCGGCTGCTGCTTCCAGCGCGCCGGCGTCGACACGGGCATCCCCGCGGTCTCCGGCTCGGACGAGCCGCGACCCCGGCCCCAGCAGCAGGACGGCAGCGAAGGAGCAGCAGCACGATGA
- a CDS encoding sugar ABC transporter permease — MTSLPHGARTTRRTQARRTPAAWVRRGGASTLVFALPVLVVFGLFSWLPIGRAVVMSLQETNLVTTAWVGLENFRTVLADPLLATAVRNTLWFAALALLFGYPVPLLAAVLMSEVRRAKGLFSALAYLPVVVPPVVAVLLWKFFFDARPEGVFNTMLGWVGLGPVPWLQDASWAMPSLVLEATWAGAGGTIIIYLAALTSVPGELYDAAEVDGASVWRKIWHVTMPQLRGVLLITFILQIIGTAQVFLEPYLFTDGGPANATITVLLLVYRYAFGQSLGGDYGAATALSLMLAVVLAVLSVVYFRLTRSWSQS, encoded by the coding sequence GTGACGTCCCTCCCTCACGGGGCCCGCACCACCCGGCGGACCCAGGCGCGGCGGACCCCCGCCGCCTGGGTCCGCCGCGGCGGCGCGAGCACGCTCGTCTTCGCGCTGCCCGTCCTGGTGGTGTTCGGGCTGTTCTCCTGGCTGCCGATCGGCCGCGCGGTCGTGATGAGCCTGCAGGAGACCAACCTCGTCACGACGGCCTGGGTCGGGCTCGAGAACTTCCGCACGGTGCTGGCCGACCCGCTGCTCGCGACCGCCGTGAGGAACACGCTGTGGTTCGCGGCCCTCGCGCTGCTGTTCGGCTACCCGGTGCCGCTGCTCGCGGCGGTGCTCATGAGCGAGGTCCGGCGCGCCAAGGGCCTCTTCAGCGCCCTCGCGTACCTGCCGGTCGTCGTGCCGCCCGTCGTCGCCGTGCTGCTGTGGAAGTTCTTCTTCGACGCGCGGCCCGAGGGCGTGTTCAACACGATGCTCGGCTGGGTCGGCCTCGGGCCGGTCCCGTGGCTGCAGGACGCGTCCTGGGCGATGCCGTCGCTCGTGCTCGAGGCCACGTGGGCGGGTGCGGGCGGCACGATCATCATCTACCTGGCCGCGCTGACGTCCGTGCCCGGCGAGCTGTACGACGCCGCCGAGGTCGACGGGGCGTCCGTGTGGCGCAAGATCTGGCACGTGACGATGCCGCAGCTGCGCGGCGTCCTGCTCATCACGTTCATCCTGCAGATCATCGGGACCGCGCAGGTGTTCCTCGAGCCGTACCTGTTCACCGACGGCGGCCCCGCGAACGCCACCATCACCGTGCTGCTGCTGGTCTACCGCTACGCGTTCGGGCAGAGCCTCGGCGGGGACTACGGGGCGGCGACCGCGCTGAGCCTCATGCTCGCGGTCGTGCTGGCCGTGCTGTCCGTCGTGTACTTCCGCCTCACCCGGTCCTGGAGCCAGTCATGA
- a CDS encoding extracellular solute-binding protein: protein MRSSRTTAIALSGALSFTLLAACSSGSDDAGDGESAGGKTVLRVVSLLPGSEQEAFDAFDEQVAQFEAANPDIDIQPEEYEWKATTFAAQLAGGTLPDVFEIPFTDGKTLIENGQLADIDAQFRELPYAGDFNPNVLDAGTGADGKVYAIPAKSVYGIGLHYNRALFEQAGLDPDDPPTTWDEVRDDAKAIADATGQAGYATMTQNNTGGWQLTVATYARGGRVETTGDDGTYTATLDNDGTKAALEYLHDLRWEDNSMGANFLLDWSSINQAFAAGQIGMYTSGSDVYTSLVQTNAINPDDYGLTAVPLEGDDAGVLGGGTLAAVSTSASDAQKSAAVKWIDFYYLRKLTDQDAAVKDAETLVASDQPVGTPVLPIFSQEQYDQSQEWIADLINVPLDQMTGFTDVIFDQPLIPEPSGSTQELYGALDTVVQAVLTDEDADIDQLLADANASVQAILDKNAG, encoded by the coding sequence CGCGATCGCCCTGAGCGGCGCGCTGTCCTTCACCCTGCTGGCCGCGTGCAGCAGCGGCTCCGACGACGCCGGCGACGGCGAGAGCGCGGGCGGGAAGACCGTCCTGCGCGTCGTCTCCCTGCTGCCCGGCTCGGAGCAGGAGGCGTTCGACGCCTTCGACGAGCAGGTCGCGCAGTTCGAGGCCGCGAACCCGGACATCGACATCCAGCCGGAGGAGTACGAGTGGAAGGCGACGACGTTCGCCGCCCAGCTCGCCGGCGGCACGCTGCCGGACGTGTTCGAGATCCCGTTCACCGACGGCAAGACGCTGATCGAGAACGGCCAGCTCGCCGACATCGACGCGCAGTTCCGCGAGCTGCCGTACGCCGGCGACTTCAACCCGAACGTCCTGGACGCGGGCACCGGGGCGGACGGCAAGGTCTACGCGATCCCGGCGAAGTCGGTCTACGGCATCGGCCTGCACTACAACCGCGCGCTGTTCGAGCAGGCCGGGCTGGACCCGGACGACCCGCCGACCACCTGGGACGAGGTCCGCGACGACGCGAAGGCGATCGCCGACGCGACCGGCCAGGCGGGCTACGCGACCATGACGCAGAACAACACCGGCGGCTGGCAGCTCACCGTCGCGACGTACGCCCGCGGCGGTCGCGTCGAGACGACGGGCGACGACGGCACCTACACGGCCACGCTCGACAACGACGGCACGAAGGCCGCCCTGGAGTACCTGCACGACCTGCGCTGGGAGGACAACTCCATGGGCGCGAACTTCCTGCTCGACTGGTCGTCCATCAACCAGGCGTTCGCGGCCGGCCAGATCGGCATGTACACGTCCGGGTCGGACGTCTACACCTCCCTGGTGCAGACCAACGCGATCAACCCCGACGACTACGGCCTGACCGCCGTCCCGCTCGAGGGCGACGACGCGGGCGTGCTGGGCGGCGGCACGCTGGCCGCGGTGAGCACGTCGGCCTCCGACGCGCAGAAGTCCGCCGCCGTGAAGTGGATCGACTTCTACTACCTGCGCAAGCTGACCGACCAGGACGCGGCGGTCAAGGACGCCGAGACGCTCGTCGCCTCCGACCAGCCGGTCGGCACCCCGGTGCTGCCGATCTTCAGCCAGGAGCAGTACGACCAGTCCCAGGAGTGGATCGCCGACCTCATCAACGTGCCGCTCGACCAGATGACCGGGTTCACCGACGTCATCTTCGACCAGCCGCTGATCCCGGAGCCGTCCGGCTCCACCCAGGAGCTGTACGGCGCCCTCGACACCGTGGTGCAGGCGGTGCTGACCGACGAGGACGCCGACATCGACCAGCTCCTGGCGGACGCGAACGCCTCCGTCCAGGCGATCCTCGACAAGAACGCGGGCTGA
- a CDS encoding Glu/Leu/Phe/Val dehydrogenase, producing the protein MSAPVSGSAPSPTPATTATPRTSPLTTALAQLSSAVELLGYDDGMHQMLATPRRELHVAVPLRRDDGRIDLVSGYRVQHNISRGPGKGGLRYAPGVDIEEVRALAMWMTWKCAVVELPYGGAKGGVAIDPRGCSTAELERLTRRYTSEVMPIIGPERDIMAPDVGTTEQTMSWVMDTYSVNSGYTIPAVVTGKPLAVGGSLGRATATSRGVVHVTAAALADAGTDLSEVTAAVQGFGKVGSHAARFLTEGGARVVAVSDQYGGVHAPGGLDVAALTAHVAETGSVVGFPGGDPVGNAELLGLDVDVLIPAAVEDVLDEDTARTVKARWVVEGANGPTTSAGDRVLAERGITVVPDILANAGGVVVSYFEWVQAQQAYWWTEREIEDRLEQRMRASYAAVAQRARADGITLRDAALVIGVRRVAEAHRLRGLYP; encoded by the coding sequence ATGTCCGCACCAGTGTCCGGGTCCGCCCCGTCGCCCACCCCCGCGACGACCGCGACCCCGCGCACGTCCCCGCTCACCACCGCACTCGCGCAGCTGTCGTCGGCCGTCGAGCTGCTCGGCTACGACGACGGCATGCACCAGATGCTCGCGACCCCGCGGCGCGAGCTGCACGTCGCCGTCCCGCTGCGCCGCGACGACGGGCGGATCGATCTCGTGTCCGGCTACCGGGTCCAGCACAACATCTCCCGGGGTCCGGGCAAGGGCGGCCTGCGGTACGCCCCGGGCGTCGACATCGAGGAGGTCCGTGCCCTCGCGATGTGGATGACGTGGAAGTGCGCGGTCGTCGAGCTGCCCTACGGCGGGGCGAAGGGCGGCGTCGCGATCGACCCGCGCGGCTGCTCCACCGCGGAGCTCGAGCGGCTGACGCGGCGCTACACGTCCGAGGTGATGCCGATCATCGGGCCGGAGCGCGACATCATGGCGCCCGACGTCGGCACCACCGAGCAGACGATGTCCTGGGTGATGGACACGTACTCCGTGAACTCCGGGTACACGATCCCGGCCGTCGTCACCGGCAAGCCGCTCGCCGTCGGAGGCTCCCTCGGGCGCGCCACCGCGACCTCGCGGGGCGTCGTCCACGTCACCGCCGCCGCGCTCGCCGACGCCGGCACCGACCTGTCCGAGGTCACCGCCGCGGTGCAGGGCTTCGGCAAGGTCGGGTCCCACGCCGCCCGGTTCCTCACCGAGGGCGGCGCGCGCGTCGTCGCGGTCAGCGACCAGTACGGCGGCGTGCACGCGCCCGGCGGGCTCGACGTCGCGGCGCTCACCGCCCACGTCGCCGAGACCGGCTCGGTCGTCGGGTTCCCCGGCGGCGACCCCGTCGGGAACGCCGAGCTGCTCGGCCTCGACGTCGACGTGCTCATCCCGGCGGCCGTGGAGGACGTGCTCGACGAGGACACCGCGCGCACCGTCAAGGCGCGGTGGGTCGTCGAGGGCGCCAACGGCCCCACCACCAGCGCCGGCGACCGCGTGCTCGCCGAGCGCGGGATCACGGTCGTGCCCGACATCCTCGCGAACGCCGGCGGCGTCGTCGTGTCCTACTTCGAGTGGGTGCAGGCGCAGCAGGCGTACTGGTGGACCGAGCGGGAGATCGAGGACCGCCTCGAGCAGCGCATGCGCGCCTCCTACGCCGCCGTCGCCCAGCGGGCCCGGGCGGACGGCATCACGCTGCGCGACGCCGCGCTCGTCATCGGCGTCCGGCGCGTCGCGGAGGCGCACCGCCTGCGCGGCCTGTACCCGTGA
- a CDS encoding aldo/keto reductase, with product MTEAHTPTIPTVTLPGGEMPLLGLGTWQSEGSEAERAVIAALELGYTHVDTATGYGNEAEVGRALAAVDVDRDAVFVTTKLPPDHAGRERQTLMESLAKLGTDHLDLWLVHWPPNKQATPETWAAFIAARDEGLVRSIGVSNYSIAQIEELIAATGEAPAVNQIPWSPGDYDADLVAAHAERGVVIEGYSPFKRTDLDDPVLTAIAEAHGVSTRQVVLRWHLDHGVVVIPKSTHPDRIRQNLDVLTFSLDADELARIDGLGGR from the coding sequence ATGACCGAAGCGCACACCCCCACCATCCCGACGGTGACCCTGCCCGGCGGCGAGATGCCGCTGCTCGGGCTCGGCACCTGGCAGTCCGAGGGCTCCGAGGCCGAGCGCGCCGTCATCGCCGCGCTCGAGCTCGGCTACACGCACGTCGACACGGCCACCGGCTACGGCAACGAGGCGGAGGTCGGGCGCGCGCTCGCCGCCGTCGACGTGGACCGCGACGCCGTCTTCGTCACGACCAAGCTGCCGCCGGACCACGCCGGGCGCGAGCGCCAGACGCTCATGGAGTCCCTCGCGAAGCTCGGCACCGACCACCTCGACCTGTGGCTGGTGCACTGGCCGCCGAACAAGCAGGCGACCCCCGAGACCTGGGCTGCGTTCATCGCCGCGCGCGACGAGGGCCTGGTGCGGTCCATCGGCGTCTCCAACTACTCGATCGCGCAGATCGAGGAGCTCATCGCCGCCACCGGCGAGGCGCCCGCGGTCAACCAGATCCCGTGGAGCCCCGGCGACTACGACGCGGACCTCGTGGCGGCGCACGCCGAGCGGGGCGTCGTCATCGAGGGCTACAGCCCCTTCAAGCGCACCGACCTGGACGACCCCGTGCTGACCGCCATCGCGGAGGCGCACGGCGTGAGCACCCGGCAGGTCGTGCTGCGCTGGCACCTCGACCACGGCGTCGTCGTCATCCCGAAGTCGACGCACCCCGACCGCATCCGCCAGAACCTCGACGTGCTGACGTTCTCGCTCGACGCGGACGAGCTCGCGCGGATCGACGGCCTGGGCGGGCGGTGA
- a CDS encoding carbohydrate ABC transporter permease, with the protein MTTSTTSTTPAGGATSALAVPPAGDPVPARTRAPGRRRHPRDEEDRGALSPADWRRPAVRRSMRLSHGVLLALLVLCGLGPLVLLAKFAVTPTQDILRTPLAVFPHGIAWENLGAAWNDVQVSRYFLNTVVIAAGSWASQILVATTGGYLLSVLRPRYARLVQGAVLATLFVPAVVLLVPLYLVILDPPVLGRSLMNSYWAVWLPAGASAFNVLLVQRFFDSLPREVFEAARVDGAGPFRLFWSIVLPMSRPILGVVSVFAVIASWKDFLWPLLVLRDPDIQPLSVRLPSLQATTDLGVLMAALAISTLIPVLLFLVFQRLFLRGAGLGGAVKG; encoded by the coding sequence ATGACGACCTCGACGACCTCGACGACCCCGGCCGGCGGCGCGACATCCGCGCTCGCGGTGCCACCGGCCGGCGACCCCGTGCCGGCCCGCACCCGCGCCCCGGGCCGGCGCCGCCACCCCCGCGACGAGGAGGACCGCGGCGCGCTCTCGCCCGCGGACTGGCGCCGCCCGGCGGTGCGCCGCTCGATGCGGCTGTCGCACGGCGTCCTGCTCGCGCTGCTCGTGCTGTGCGGCCTCGGCCCGCTGGTGCTGCTCGCGAAGTTCGCGGTCACCCCGACGCAGGACATCCTGCGCACGCCGCTCGCCGTCTTCCCGCACGGCATCGCGTGGGAGAACCTCGGCGCGGCGTGGAACGACGTGCAGGTCAGCCGGTACTTCCTCAACACGGTCGTCATCGCGGCCGGGTCGTGGGCGAGCCAGATCCTCGTCGCCACCACCGGCGGCTACCTGCTGTCCGTGCTGCGGCCGCGGTACGCCCGGCTCGTGCAGGGGGCCGTGCTGGCCACGCTGTTCGTGCCCGCCGTCGTGCTGCTCGTGCCGCTGTACCTGGTGATCCTCGACCCGCCGGTGCTCGGCCGGTCGCTGATGAACTCGTACTGGGCGGTGTGGCTGCCCGCGGGTGCCAGCGCCTTCAACGTGCTGCTGGTGCAGCGCTTCTTCGACTCCCTGCCGCGGGAGGTGTTCGAGGCGGCGCGCGTCGACGGCGCCGGACCGTTCCGGCTGTTCTGGTCGATCGTGCTGCCGATGAGCCGGCCCATCCTCGGCGTGGTGTCGGTGTTCGCCGTCATCGCGTCGTGGAAGGACTTCCTGTGGCCGCTGCTCGTGCTGCGCGACCCGGACATCCAGCCGCTGTCCGTGCGGCTGCCGTCCCTGCAGGCCACCACCGACCTCGGCGTGCTCATGGCGGCCCTGGCGATCTCGACGCTGATCCCCGTGCTGCTGTTCCTGGTGTTCCAGCGGCTGTTCCTGCGGGGCGCCGGGCTCGGCGGGGCGGTGAAGGGCTGA
- a CDS encoding LLM class flavin-dependent oxidoreductase — protein MSTDHAVPLSVLDLAPVGTGRTSADALADSTTLARAADRLGYRRFWVAEHHSMPAVASTSPAVLLAHLAASTDRIRVGSGGVMLPNHPALVVAEQFAMLEALHPGRVDLGIGRAPGADPATAAALRRTVEGLGAEDFPAELLDVLALLGQLPEGRAASATAARLTATPAAAGTPEVWLLGSSTFSAQLAGELGLPFSYAHHFGTGITTQAAEVYRSAFRPSAVLDAPHLMVSASVVVAESEERAAWLAGPSKVMALRLRSRGALAPIETPEDAAAMLDALDPEQARDFFSRVPGTQHATTADRAVAALRELVDRTGADELIVTATTHDVADRVATLEALAASW, from the coding sequence GTGAGTACCGACCACGCCGTCCCGCTGTCCGTCCTCGACCTCGCCCCCGTCGGCACCGGCCGCACCAGCGCCGACGCCCTCGCCGACTCCACCACGCTCGCCCGTGCGGCCGACCGGCTCGGCTACCGACGGTTCTGGGTCGCCGAGCACCACAGCATGCCCGCGGTGGCGTCGACGTCCCCCGCGGTGCTGCTGGCACACCTCGCGGCCTCGACGGACCGGATCCGCGTCGGCTCCGGCGGCGTCATGCTGCCGAACCACCCGGCGCTCGTGGTCGCGGAGCAGTTCGCGATGCTCGAGGCCCTGCACCCCGGCCGCGTCGACCTCGGCATCGGGCGGGCGCCGGGCGCCGACCCCGCGACCGCCGCCGCGCTGCGCCGCACGGTGGAGGGGCTCGGCGCCGAGGACTTCCCCGCGGAGCTGCTGGACGTCCTCGCGCTGCTCGGTCAGCTGCCGGAGGGCCGCGCGGCGAGCGCCACCGCCGCGCGGCTGACCGCCACGCCGGCCGCTGCCGGCACCCCCGAGGTGTGGCTGCTCGGGTCGTCGACGTTCAGCGCGCAGCTCGCCGGAGAGCTCGGCCTGCCGTTCTCGTACGCCCACCACTTCGGGACCGGCATCACCACGCAGGCCGCCGAGGTGTACCGGTCGGCGTTCCGCCCCTCCGCCGTGCTCGACGCCCCGCACCTCATGGTGTCCGCCTCCGTCGTCGTCGCCGAGTCGGAGGAGCGCGCCGCCTGGCTCGCCGGACCGAGCAAGGTCATGGCCCTGCGGCTGCGCAGCCGTGGGGCGCTCGCGCCGATCGAGACGCCCGAGGACGCCGCCGCGATGCTCGACGCCCTCGATCCGGAGCAGGCCCGGGACTTCTTCTCCCGCGTGCCCGGCACGCAGCACGCGACGACTGCCGACCGCGCGGTCGCCGCGCTGCGCGAGCTCGTCGACCGCACCGGCGCCGACGAGCTGATCGTCACCGCCACCACGCACGACGTCGCCGACCGCGTCGCCACCCTGGAGGCCCTCGCCGCCTCCTGGTGA
- a CDS encoding M15 family metallopeptidase, with amino-acid sequence MVTSLALLAASVIGALQLQAARDRAAEQQRAAESLALTSRLAAQEAEFLSDRRATARADAATRSEEAARAAREQAAAEQAEAEARASAEAQAAADAQAEAQAQADAEARAAADARAAQEAQAGSAASGAPPGAPTHPRIAGWVDGRPVDADGNVLWVTSVPTADGDGSNGHMPASAMCVIPWGTDQLGFAQYLRCDAADALTALNDAFRAQFGAPLDLDLTYRSYDDQVAMKAAFGGLAAAPGTSSHGLGTALDVQEWPDTYGFGTARYDWLVANGPAYGWYAPERVREGQPYAEYWHFEYGPGRTS; translated from the coding sequence GTGGTCACCAGCCTCGCCCTGCTCGCCGCGTCCGTCATCGGCGCCCTCCAGCTCCAGGCGGCGCGGGACCGGGCCGCCGAGCAGCAGCGCGCGGCGGAGTCGCTGGCGCTGACCTCACGCCTCGCGGCGCAGGAGGCCGAGTTCCTGTCCGACCGGCGCGCGACCGCCCGTGCCGACGCCGCGACGCGATCCGAGGAGGCCGCCCGGGCCGCACGCGAGCAGGCCGCCGCCGAGCAGGCCGAGGCCGAGGCACGCGCCTCCGCGGAGGCGCAGGCGGCCGCCGACGCGCAGGCCGAGGCGCAGGCACAGGCGGACGCGGAGGCCCGGGCCGCCGCGGACGCGCGCGCGGCGCAGGAGGCGCAGGCCGGCTCCGCGGCCTCGGGCGCACCGCCGGGCGCCCCGACGCACCCGCGCATCGCCGGCTGGGTGGACGGCCGCCCCGTCGACGCCGACGGCAACGTGCTCTGGGTGACGTCCGTGCCCACCGCGGACGGCGACGGCTCCAACGGCCACATGCCCGCGAGCGCGATGTGCGTCATCCCCTGGGGCACCGACCAGCTCGGGTTCGCCCAGTACCTGCGCTGCGACGCGGCGGACGCGCTGACGGCGCTGAACGACGCGTTCCGGGCGCAGTTCGGGGCGCCGCTCGACCTCGACCTCACGTACCGGTCGTACGACGACCAGGTCGCGATGAAGGCCGCGTTCGGCGGGCTGGCGGCGGCACCCGGTACCTCCTCGCACGGCCTGGGCACCGCGCTGGACGTCCAGGAGTGGCCCGACACGTACGGCTTCGGGACCGCCCGGTACGACTGGCTCGTCGCGAACGGCCCGGCGTACGGCTGGTACGCACCGGAGCGGGTCCGCGAGGGGCAGCCCTACGCCGAGTACTGGCACTTCGAGTACGGGCCGGGCCGCACGTCCTGA
- a CDS encoding META domain-containing protein, which translates to MDDVVGRTWQFVEVAGVPVPPDEPHRSRPALTFAGDGQVYGTGGVNRLRGTWSWEDGTLTFGPVVTTLMAGTPEHTARERAVLELLGVRLHARVDGDALVLTDPDGRVSRLLPAPPGESEV; encoded by the coding sequence ATGGACGACGTCGTCGGGCGCACGTGGCAGTTCGTGGAGGTCGCCGGGGTGCCGGTGCCGCCGGACGAGCCGCACCGGTCGCGGCCGGCGCTGACGTTCGCCGGGGACGGGCAGGTCTACGGCACGGGCGGCGTGAACCGGCTGCGCGGGACCTGGTCCTGGGAGGACGGCACGCTGACGTTCGGGCCGGTGGTGACGACGCTGATGGCCGGCACGCCGGAGCACACCGCCCGGGAGCGCGCGGTGCTGGAGCTGCTCGGGGTCCGGCTGCACGCGCGGGTCGACGGCGACGCGCTCGTGCTGACGGACCCGGACGGGCGGGTCAGCCGGTTGCTGCCCGCCCCGCCCGGGGAGTCCGAGGTCTGA
- the hemQ gene encoding hydrogen peroxide-dependent heme synthase yields the protein MTSTTPPVGGHTPEVADEINSSIHYAMYAVFETASALPADADVRARLVAETLDALTGPDAPEGLVVRGWYDVAGLRADADLMVWWHAPTIEAVQDAFHRLRAGGLGEHLLPVWSVAAMHRPAEFNRGHVPAFLAGEEPRAYLCVYPFVRSYEWYLLPDAERRELLREHGHAARDYVDVRANTLSSFALGDYEWILGFEADELHRIVDLMRDLRNTGARRHVREEVPFYTGPRVELAEWAERQPRD from the coding sequence ATGACCAGCACCACCCCCCCGGTCGGCGGGCACACCCCCGAGGTCGCGGACGAGATCAACAGCTCGATCCACTACGCCATGTACGCGGTGTTCGAGACGGCGTCCGCGCTGCCCGCCGACGCCGACGTCCGCGCGCGCCTGGTCGCCGAGACCCTCGACGCCCTCACCGGGCCGGACGCGCCCGAGGGCCTCGTCGTGCGCGGCTGGTACGACGTCGCCGGCCTGCGCGCCGACGCCGACCTCATGGTGTGGTGGCACGCCCCGACGATCGAGGCCGTGCAGGACGCGTTCCACCGGCTGCGCGCCGGCGGCCTCGGCGAGCACCTGCTGCCCGTGTGGTCCGTCGCCGCGATGCACCGGCCCGCCGAGTTCAACCGCGGGCACGTCCCGGCGTTCCTCGCCGGCGAGGAGCCGCGCGCCTACCTGTGCGTGTACCCGTTCGTGCGGTCCTACGAGTGGTACCTGCTGCCCGACGCCGAGCGCCGCGAGCTGCTGCGCGAGCACGGCCACGCCGCGCGCGACTACGTCGACGTCCGCGCGAACACCCTGTCGTCGTTCGCCCTGGGCGACTACGAGTGGATCCTCGGGTTCGAGGCCGACGAGCTGCACCGCATCGTCGACCTCATGCGCGACCTGCGGAACACCGGCGCCCGCCGGCACGTCCGCGAGGAGGTGCCGTTCTACACCGGCCCGCGCGTCGAGCTCGCCGAGTGGGCCGAGCGGCAGCCGCGCGACTGA